One Bdellovibrio bacteriovorus str. Tiberius DNA segment encodes these proteins:
- a CDS encoding helix-turn-helix domain-containing protein: MRQKNMLADFLKQKRVSAGLSQRDVADKLGYSTPQFISNWERGVSHPPINALKRLGELYKVSADDLFEVTLNATIHEVTQDLRRKFASSKAR; this comes from the coding sequence ATGAGACAAAAAAATATGTTAGCTGATTTTTTGAAGCAAAAACGTGTATCGGCAGGTCTTTCTCAGAGAGACGTTGCGGATAAATTGGGTTACTCCACTCCACAGTTTATTTCTAACTGGGAGCGTGGTGTATCTCATCCTCCAATCAACGCACTAAAAAGATTGGGCGAGCTTTACAAAGTTTCAGCTGACGATCTTTTCGAAGTGACCTTGAATGCGACTATCCATGAGGTGACTCAGGATCTTCGCCGTAAGTTCGCTAGCAGCAAAGCTCGCTAA